A window of Bradyrhizobium sp. AZCC 1610 contains these coding sequences:
- a CDS encoding alpha-hydroxy acid oxidase — protein sequence MNEGTPLRPTRNVELGASGEEFQNLHEFIRKARSRLNQNAWDYIVGASETETTMRRNRMALDEIAFRPRVLRNVAQVDGSTEVFGRRLRLPVMIAPVGALEIFDPNSGAAVARGAGQFGAAHMLSSVSEPGLEATAKAAPAALRIFQLYVRGDDAFVEDVVSRTIDNGYAAFCLTVDTAHYSRRERDIAKRYVRESRIRATGGDFQKGLEWRTVKLIKDKYKIPLVIKGIATAEDAAIALDHGVDWIYVSNHGGRQLDHGRGSMHVLPEIVDAVAGRAKIMVDGSFCRGTDIVKAIASGADLVGIGRLQCWALAAAGEAGIARMLELLEDEVIRCLGLLGVTSFAELDKSYLHAATATNLPSVFSAFPLLEIEPYRY from the coding sequence ATGAATGAGGGGACCCCCCTACGGCCGACGCGGAATGTCGAACTCGGCGCCAGCGGTGAAGAATTCCAGAATCTCCATGAATTCATCCGAAAAGCCCGCTCCCGGCTCAACCAGAACGCATGGGACTATATCGTCGGCGCCTCGGAGACGGAGACCACCATGCGCCGTAACCGCATGGCGCTCGACGAGATTGCATTCCGGCCGCGGGTGCTGCGGAACGTCGCTCAGGTCGACGGGTCGACCGAGGTCTTCGGCCGCCGCCTGCGGTTGCCTGTTATGATTGCGCCGGTCGGCGCGCTCGAGATTTTCGATCCCAATTCAGGCGCCGCCGTCGCACGCGGCGCGGGGCAGTTTGGCGCCGCTCACATGTTGAGTTCGGTGTCCGAACCGGGGCTTGAGGCCACCGCCAAGGCCGCGCCCGCCGCGTTGCGCATTTTCCAGCTCTATGTCCGCGGCGATGACGCCTTTGTCGAAGACGTTGTCAGTCGCACGATCGATAACGGCTATGCCGCGTTCTGCCTGACCGTCGACACGGCGCATTACAGCCGGCGAGAACGCGATATCGCCAAGCGGTATGTCCGCGAAAGCCGCATCCGGGCCACCGGCGGCGACTTCCAGAAGGGGCTGGAATGGCGCACGGTGAAGCTGATCAAGGACAAGTATAAAATTCCGCTGGTGATCAAGGGTATTGCGACTGCGGAAGACGCAGCCATCGCGCTCGATCATGGCGTGGATTGGATCTATGTGTCGAACCACGGCGGCCGCCAGCTCGACCACGGACGAGGGTCAATGCACGTCTTGCCGGAAATCGTCGACGCCGTTGCCGGCCGCGCCAAGATCATGGTTGACGGTTCGTTCTGCCGCGGCACCGACATCGTGAAGGCGATCGCTTCCGGCGCCGATCTGGTCGGCATCGGCCGCCTGCAATGCTGGGCACTCGCGGCCGCGGGCGAAGCCGGCATCGCGCGGATGCTGGAGCTGCTGGAAGATGAGGTTATCCGCTGTCTCGGGCTGCTTGGCGTTACCAGCTTTGCCGAACTCGACAAGTCTTACCTGCATGCGGCGACCGCGACGAATCTGCCGAGCGTGTTCAGCGCCTTTCCACTGCTGGAAATCGAACCCTATCGCTATTGA
- a CDS encoding SDR family NAD(P)-dependent oxidoreductase, whose product MNAPFALASGFHAVVIGGAGDIGAAIANLFCDLGATVTATGVNDADIARTVLLPRPGLQLIPLDITNDEAVTSFARRHERVDALVNCAGILARDKEFEIETFTKVLDVNLTGTFRTCMAFRAALTGAKGSIVNIASMNATLALPRIPAYCASKGGVVMLTKALALAWAEEGIRVNAVAPGYIETAINAAGRSDRAHYQRIADRTAFKRWGQPEDIAGAVAFLCMPASQYTTGTVVAVDGGFSRRLMAAFPDYGRRPVPGRQRKTCFHGAAANAFPYPSARLLATARLSKNGSHHEPARIRSLWRAGPGRRYLDRADPRLQWRKRARSRLC is encoded by the coding sequence ATGAACGCACCCTTCGCGCTGGCTTCTGGATTCCATGCCGTGGTGATCGGCGGCGCCGGCGACATTGGCGCTGCCATCGCCAATCTTTTCTGCGACCTCGGCGCCACGGTAACAGCCACCGGTGTCAACGATGCCGACATCGCGCGCACCGTACTGCTGCCCCGACCGGGATTGCAGCTGATTCCTCTCGATATTACGAATGACGAGGCGGTTACATCGTTCGCCCGCCGGCATGAACGCGTCGATGCGCTGGTCAACTGCGCCGGTATACTGGCGCGCGACAAGGAATTTGAGATCGAGACTTTTACAAAAGTGCTCGATGTCAACCTCACCGGGACGTTCCGCACCTGCATGGCCTTTCGGGCTGCGCTTACCGGCGCCAAAGGTTCGATCGTCAACATCGCGTCGATGAACGCAACGCTCGCGCTGCCGCGCATCCCCGCCTATTGCGCGAGCAAGGGTGGCGTCGTCATGCTGACCAAGGCGCTGGCGCTGGCCTGGGCGGAAGAAGGTATCCGCGTCAATGCGGTCGCGCCGGGCTATATCGAGACGGCGATCAATGCCGCAGGACGATCCGATCGCGCGCACTACCAGCGTATCGCCGATCGCACGGCGTTCAAACGATGGGGGCAGCCAGAGGACATTGCCGGCGCCGTCGCATTTCTCTGCATGCCGGCATCGCAATACACGACCGGCACGGTTGTCGCCGTCGATGGCGGCTTTTCTCGCAGGCTGATGGCCGCATTTCCGGACTATGGAAGAAGACCTGTCCCGGGTCGCCAGCGGAAAACGTGCTTCCACGGCGCTGCCGCAAACGCGTTCCCCTACCCTTCCGCACGGTTACTCGCGACGGCAAGGCTCAGCAAAAACGGAAGCCACCATGAGCCAGCCCGCATTCGATCCCTTTGGAGAGCCGGTCCCGGCCGTCGATACCTCGACCGCGCCGATCCACGCCTCCAATGGAGGAAGCGCGCCCGGTCGAGGCTCTGCTAA
- a CDS encoding LacI family DNA-binding transcriptional regulator, whose amino-acid sequence MERSAKQGIRAVAAKAGVSIASVSRALNNPDSVSAPLRARIARAVETVGYIPHAPARELSSRRSRTLGAIVPTIDNTMFARGIASLQKYLSSVGYMLFLTTSGYDLDAELEQARNLVSRGVDGLVLRGDCHHDGLRKMLADYSVPFINVGIYRPDRPYPCVGTDNEAAAHRAASHVIELGHRRIGIVSALQRNNDRASARVAGFRRAMAEHGIKTPPQWHVEVPYTLDDAREAARYLLGLKDRPTAVVCGNDVIAYGVLLEAERSGFSVPDDLSVVGFDDLDWSRHLRPSLTTIHVPTGDTWQRAGEYLVRHLAGEQTIMHHEVDYSLIVRESTAPPMRSSQEQGATR is encoded by the coding sequence ATGGAACGATCCGCAAAACAAGGAATTCGCGCGGTAGCCGCCAAGGCCGGCGTGTCGATCGCTTCGGTATCGCGCGCCCTCAACAACCCGGACTCAGTAAGCGCGCCGCTGCGGGCGCGCATTGCGCGCGCCGTCGAGACGGTCGGCTATATTCCGCACGCACCGGCGCGTGAGCTGTCGTCACGCCGTTCGCGCACACTCGGCGCGATCGTCCCGACCATCGACAACACCATGTTCGCGCGCGGCATCGCCTCGCTGCAGAAGTATCTCTCTTCCGTCGGCTACATGCTGTTCCTGACCACGAGCGGTTACGACCTCGACGCCGAGCTGGAGCAGGCCCGCAACCTCGTCAGCCGTGGTGTTGACGGCCTGGTGCTGCGCGGCGACTGCCATCATGACGGCTTGCGCAAGATGCTCGCCGACTATTCCGTGCCCTTCATCAATGTCGGCATCTATCGCCCCGACCGGCCCTACCCTTGTGTCGGCACCGACAACGAAGCCGCTGCGCACCGTGCCGCCTCGCATGTAATCGAACTCGGCCATCGGCGGATCGGGATCGTGTCCGCACTCCAGCGCAACAACGATCGGGCGAGCGCCCGCGTCGCCGGCTTTCGCCGCGCGATGGCCGAACACGGCATCAAGACGCCCCCGCAATGGCATGTCGAAGTGCCCTATACGCTGGACGATGCGCGCGAAGCCGCCCGCTACCTGCTCGGCCTCAAGGACCGGCCGACGGCCGTGGTCTGCGGCAATGACGTTATCGCCTATGGCGTGCTGCTGGAGGCAGAACGCAGCGGATTCTCAGTGCCCGACGACCTGTCGGTGGTCGGCTTCGACGATCTCGACTGGAGCCGGCATCTGCGACCCAGCCTCACGACCATCCATGTACCGACTGGAGATACCTGGCAGCGCGCCGGCGAATATCTCGTCCGTCACCTCGCGGGCGAGCAGACCATCATGCATCACGAAGTCGATTACTCGCTGATCGTCCGCGAGTCGACCGCACCGCCGATGCGATCATCCCAAGAACAAGGAGCAACCCGATGA
- a CDS encoding ABC transporter substrate-binding protein, producing the protein MKATAFAARLVLAVVAAGSAASVACAADFDWKKFQGKTVTFLANNNPVSQALLTHKADFEKLTGITLKVDGYQEQQMRQRLVTVMNARSDEVDVFMSLPSREGPQFAAAGWYADLTAMTKGAVAGDYDYAGLSQALLKAGTFDGKLTSMPMNIEGPILYYRTDILKKCGVEPPATIKDIEPAAKKLKACDANITPFVSRGLKPAIAYTFSNVLHNIGGHYIANGKSNLCSGKGKEALETYSGLLRDYGPPGVVNYSFQQISALYRSGRAAMSFESSNELRTVMDGGERLKDTALVPFPAGEAGQVPTAIGWGMAVSAHSKQPEAAWYFVQWATSPEIQKRMALQGIAPPRSAVANDPAYRKWIEEEPVRKQWQAALDVLAAKGSSEVGYPIVANPESREFIGQAVQDLILKQKTVDQACADADKGLDALIAQK; encoded by the coding sequence ATGAAAGCCACAGCCTTTGCGGCGCGCCTTGTGCTTGCCGTTGTCGCGGCCGGTAGCGCGGCTTCGGTGGCTTGCGCCGCCGATTTCGACTGGAAGAAATTCCAGGGCAAGACCGTTACCTTCCTCGCCAACAACAATCCGGTGTCGCAGGCGCTGCTGACGCACAAGGCCGATTTCGAGAAGCTCACCGGCATCACGCTGAAGGTCGACGGCTACCAGGAGCAGCAGATGCGCCAGCGCCTTGTCACCGTGATGAACGCACGTAGCGACGAGGTCGACGTGTTCATGTCCTTGCCATCGCGCGAAGGTCCGCAATTCGCCGCTGCCGGCTGGTACGCCGATCTAACGGCAATGACCAAAGGCGCGGTCGCAGGCGACTACGACTATGCAGGCCTCAGCCAGGCTCTGCTGAAGGCGGGAACCTTTGACGGCAAGCTGACCAGCATGCCGATGAATATCGAGGGGCCGATCCTCTATTACCGGACCGACATTCTCAAAAAATGCGGCGTCGAACCGCCCGCGACCATCAAGGACATCGAGCCGGCGGCGAAGAAGCTGAAGGCGTGCGACGCCAATATCACACCATTCGTCTCGCGCGGGCTGAAGCCTGCGATCGCCTATACCTTCAGCAACGTGCTGCACAATATCGGCGGCCACTACATCGCCAACGGCAAATCCAATCTCTGCTCGGGCAAGGGCAAGGAAGCGCTGGAAACCTACAGCGGCCTGCTCAGGGACTACGGACCGCCCGGCGTCGTCAATTACAGCTTCCAGCAGATTTCAGCACTCTATCGCAGTGGCCGCGCGGCGATGTCGTTCGAATCCTCAAACGAACTGCGTACGGTGATGGACGGCGGTGAGCGGCTGAAGGACACCGCGCTTGTTCCGTTCCCGGCCGGCGAAGCGGGGCAGGTCCCGACCGCGATCGGCTGGGGCATGGCCGTCTCCGCCCACAGCAAGCAGCCGGAGGCCGCCTGGTACTTCGTGCAATGGGCAACGAGCCCTGAAATTCAAAAGCGCATGGCACTGCAGGGGATTGCGCCGCCGCGTTCCGCCGTAGCCAACGATCCCGCGTATCGCAAGTGGATCGAGGAGGAGCCGGTGCGCAAGCAATGGCAGGCCGCGCTCGATGTCCTGGCTGCGAAGGGCTCGTCTGAAGTCGGCTATCCCATTGTCGCCAATCCGGAGTCGCGCGAATTCATCGGTCAAGCCGTACAGGATTTGATCCTGAAGCAAAAGACCGTCGATCAGGCCTGCGCCGACGCCGACAAGGGGCTCGATGCCCTGATCGCCCAGAAGTAG
- a CDS encoding Fic family protein translates to MPNYVHQLPDWPHFSWDSNTLAKQLAAVRLRQGQFIGRMQGLGFPQQEEAVLTSLTEEVLKSSDIEGEKLDKNAVRSSLARRLGMDAGALPSADRNVEGIVEMMLDATQKFKAELTAERLFGWHASLFPTSHSNMKKITVGAWRDASAGPMQVVSGDYGRERVHYEAPTAEKLDAEMTAFLNWYNTEENIDPIIKAAIAHLWFVTIHPFEDGNGRIARAIADMSLARSEGIPQRFYSMSAQIRAERKTYYDMLEGTQKGDLNVTSWLEWFLDCLDRAFSGANTILAAVLEKTEFWKRHAAARFNDRQRDMLNRLLDGFEGKLTSSKWATIERCSPDTALRDIQNLVDQGILAKDEGGGRSTSYSLVSA, encoded by the coding sequence ATGCCGAATTATGTCCACCAACTACCTGATTGGCCTCACTTTTCCTGGGATTCGAACACCCTGGCAAAGCAGCTTGCCGCAGTTCGGCTGCGGCAGGGGCAGTTTATTGGCCGGATGCAGGGACTGGGCTTCCCCCAGCAGGAAGAAGCTGTCCTGACCAGCCTGACCGAAGAAGTCCTCAAGTCCAGCGACATCGAGGGAGAAAAGCTCGACAAGAACGCGGTGCGCTCATCGCTCGCGCGTCGCCTTGGCATGGACGCTGGTGCTTTGCCCTCCGCAGATCGCAACGTCGAAGGCATTGTCGAGATGATGCTCGACGCCACTCAGAAATTCAAAGCCGAGCTTACGGCGGAGAGACTCTTTGGCTGGCATGCGTCGCTCTTCCCGACGAGCCACAGCAACATGAAGAAGATCACCGTGGGAGCCTGGCGCGACGCGTCGGCAGGACCGATGCAGGTCGTCTCCGGCGATTACGGACGCGAACGCGTGCATTACGAGGCACCGACGGCGGAAAAGCTTGACGCCGAAATGACCGCGTTTCTCAATTGGTACAACACGGAGGAAAACATCGATCCGATCATCAAGGCCGCGATCGCGCATCTTTGGTTCGTGACCATCCACCCCTTCGAGGATGGCAACGGACGGATTGCGCGCGCCATCGCCGACATGTCGCTCGCCCGTTCCGAAGGAATCCCGCAACGCTTCTATAGCATGTCCGCCCAAATACGTGCGGAACGGAAAACTTACTACGACATGCTGGAGGGCACCCAGAAGGGCGACCTCAACGTCACGTCGTGGCTTGAGTGGTTCTTGGACTGTCTCGACCGCGCCTTTAGTGGAGCTAACACCATTCTCGCAGCCGTGCTCGAAAAGACGGAATTCTGGAAGCGGCATGCCGCCGCCAGGTTCAATGACCGGCAGCGCGATATGCTCAATCGTCTGCTGGACGGCTTCGAGGGAAAACTGACATCGAGCAAATGGGCAACAATCGAGAGGTGCTCGCCCGATACGGCCTTGCGCGACATTCAGAATCTCGTTGACCAGGGCATCCTCGCCAAGGACGAAGGCGGTGGCAGAAGCACGAGCTACTCCCTCGTCTCCGCTTGA
- a CDS encoding phasin, whose amino-acid sequence MTEPKLEVPAELRDLAEKTIDQAEKAFGMFFDAAGKSMTSMPGAGTEISKQALSFTEQNMKAAFEHARKLVHATDLQEAMRIQSEFLRSQFTNAGEHMRQITGGVISAAKDSTKGKF is encoded by the coding sequence ATGACTGAACCGAAACTCGAAGTCCCGGCCGAGCTGCGCGATCTGGCCGAGAAAACCATCGATCAGGCAGAAAAGGCGTTCGGCATGTTCTTCGATGCCGCCGGAAAGTCCATGACGTCGATGCCCGGTGCGGGTACGGAAATTTCCAAACAGGCGCTATCGTTTACCGAGCAGAATATGAAGGCTGCGTTCGAGCATGCCCGAAAGCTGGTCCATGCGACCGACCTTCAGGAAGCGATGCGGATCCAGTCTGAATTCCTGCGCAGCCAGTTCACCAACGCCGGTGAACATATGCGCCAGATTACCGGCGGCGTCATATCGGCCGCGAAAGATTCGACGAAAGGCAAGTTCTGA
- a CDS encoding CaiB/BaiF CoA transferase family protein: MTARPQLPERTPRVTGEPTALDGLLVVDFTRVVAGPACTQTLADFGAEVIKIENPDGGDDTRHYEHAEIGGESAAFLSLNRNKRSIALDFNNPAALEVARELIAKADVVVENFSGGVMKKFGLDYASVAPTNPKLIYCSISAYGRNGEFALRPGFDPITQAESGFMSLNGFPDGEPVRTGPPIVDMATGMSACNAILLALIARDRLGRGQQVEVALIDTAVTMTGFYGMAYLVSGANPGRFGNSPNGSPTVGVYQASDGPLYMACANDRLYRRLVVDVLDRPDLVTDPEFAHRKNRTANKEKLRAIIAGIFASDSLEHWMAKMKKANIPVGYLRTVEEGFNAPEVRDRHRLSRIPHPTAGAVPNIETPLQMSLTPTVDPVAAPLLGEHTREVLRKTLGYDERRIAALAEAGAFGKAGNTA; the protein is encoded by the coding sequence ATGACTGCCAGACCGCAATTGCCGGAGCGAACGCCGCGCGTAACGGGCGAACCGACTGCGCTGGATGGTCTGCTGGTCGTCGATTTCACCCGGGTCGTTGCCGGCCCGGCCTGCACGCAAACGCTGGCCGATTTCGGCGCCGAAGTGATCAAGATCGAAAACCCCGACGGGGGCGACGATACCCGCCATTACGAACATGCGGAAATCGGTGGCGAGAGCGCGGCCTTCCTCAGCCTCAATCGCAACAAGCGCAGCATCGCGCTCGATTTCAACAATCCTGCGGCGCTCGAAGTCGCCCGCGAATTGATCGCGAAAGCGGATGTTGTCGTTGAGAATTTCTCCGGCGGGGTGATGAAGAAGTTCGGGCTCGACTATGCTTCCGTTGCGCCGACCAATCCGAAGCTGATCTATTGTTCGATCTCGGCCTATGGCCGCAATGGGGAGTTCGCTTTGCGTCCGGGCTTCGATCCGATCACGCAGGCCGAAAGCGGCTTCATGTCGCTGAACGGGTTTCCGGATGGAGAGCCGGTGCGGACCGGTCCGCCGATCGTCGACATGGCGACGGGCATGTCGGCATGCAACGCGATCCTCTTGGCGCTGATCGCCCGCGACCGGCTCGGCCGCGGCCAGCAGGTCGAGGTCGCGCTGATCGACACCGCCGTGACGATGACCGGTTTCTACGGCATGGCCTATCTGGTCAGCGGCGCGAATCCTGGCCGCTTCGGAAATTCGCCGAACGGCTCGCCCACCGTCGGCGTCTATCAGGCATCCGATGGACCGCTTTACATGGCCTGCGCCAACGACCGCCTGTACCGCCGGCTCGTGGTGGACGTGCTCGATCGGCCGGACCTCGTCACCGATCCCGAGTTCGCCCACAGGAAAAACCGAACCGCCAACAAGGAAAAGTTGCGCGCCATCATCGCCGGTATCTTTGCCAGCGACAGCCTTGAGCACTGGATGGCGAAGATGAAGAAGGCCAACATACCGGTCGGCTATCTGCGCACCGTAGAGGAAGGTTTCAACGCGCCGGAAGTGCGCGACCGCCATCGTCTCAGCCGGATTCCGCATCCAACCGCAGGCGCCGTCCCCAATATCGAAACGCCGCTGCAGATGAGCTTGACGCCAACCGTCGATCCCGTGGCGGCGCCGCTGCTCGGCGAACATACCAGGGAAGTGCTCCGAAAGACCCTCGGCTACGATGAGCGACGTATCGCAGCTCTGGCGGAGGCGGGGGCTTTCGGGAAGGCGGGCAATACTGCCTGA